The Xenopus tropicalis strain Nigerian chromosome 2, UCB_Xtro_10.0, whole genome shotgun sequence genome window below encodes:
- the LOC101731759 gene encoding ABC transporter F family member 4: MDAKTFLTFVSLFFSHRSERNSRARRHRIRMAFSCPILWLIVYGLFFFLIYSTSSFEITSTTDVEEKGIFWKALDLPSIRTKRDVHTVSTDTLRYLIPVVVLAVLAALGIIGWILFYLERRKMILKLQAFDEENPPEEKPIEPKRKKLKKVSKRKQKAAERDIEAQLEEEEEEEEIGDEPIEPPKKLKKKKPKKVAKWKQKAAERDVEVQLEEEEEEEEEEIGDEPIEPPKKLKKKKPKKVAKRKQKAAERDVEAQLEEEEEEEEEEIGDEPIEPPKKLKKKKPKKVAKRKQKAAERDVEAQLEEEEEEEEEEIGDEPIEPPKKLKKKKPKKQKKIKKVVESDEAAELEEEEQLEEEEEEEPPKKLKKKKAKKHKA, translated from the exons ATggatgcaaaaacatttttaacctttgtttctctttttttctcccaCAGATCTGAAAGGAATTCCCGCGCAAGACGCCATAGAATCAGGATGGCTTTCAGCTGTCCTATTCTATGGCTTATTGTATAtggattatttttctttttgatttatTCAACATCAT CTTTTGAGATTACATCAACTACAGACGTAGAAGAAAAGGGAATATTCTGGAAAGCACTGGATTTACCCAGTATTAGGACCAAGCGAGATGTCCACACTGTCAGTACCGACACTCTGAGATATCTTATCCCAGTAGTTGTTCTGGCGGTACTGGCAGCCTTGGGAATCATTGGATG GATTCTGTTCTACCTCGAGAGGAGAAAGATGATACTGAAATTACAGGCTTTTGATGAAGAGAATCCTCCAGAAGAGAAACCAATAGAGCCAAAGAG GAAAAAGCTTAAAAAAGTTTCTAAACGCAAACAAAAGGCTGCTGAGCGAGATATTGAAGCGCAACttgaggaagaagaagaggaggaagaaataGGCGATGAGCCTATAGAACCTCCAAagaaattaaagaagaaaaagcCTAAAAAAGTTGCTAAATGGAAACAAAAGGCTGCTGAGCGAGATGTGGAAGTGCAGcttgaggaagaagaagaagaggaggaggaagaaataGGTGATGAGCCTATTGAACCTCCtaagaaattaaagaagaaaaagcCTAAAAAAGTTGCTAAACGGAAACAAAAGGCTGCTGAGCGAGATGTGGAAGCGCAGcttgaggaagaagaagaagaggaggaggaagaaataGGTGATGAGCCTATTGAACCTCCtaagaaattaaagaagaaaaagcCTAAAAAAGTTGCTAAACGGAAACAAAAGGCTGCTGAGCGAGATGTGGAAGCGCAGcttgaggaagaagaagaagaggaggaggaagaaataGGTGATGAGCCTATAGAACCTCctaagaaattaaaaaagaaaaagcctAAAAAACA GAAAAAGATTAAGAAAGTTGTCGAAAGTGACGAGGCTGCTGAACTAGAGGAGGAAGAGCAGcttgaggaggaagaagaagaagaacctcctaagaaattaaagaagaaaaaggcTAAAAAACACAAAGCGTGA
- the crebzf gene encoding CREB/ATF bZIP transcription factor: MRHRLRDSANLVVAPVQLRRSVRGARLKAGKAMSPSREAPKEAESSSLCHIDVNISEKVAAGHTEECTELDIDGEGAAHWWHQHEVLGEEEQFAELFQQLVGSVDLTGTIDSSTPQADSKMAATSGRKAKGRCPDNKNAVAARLNRLRKKEYVRGLENQVTRLSEENKSLQYERKSLCSRVRDLEGEVHYLRAVLANDSALSLVLSRLTGLGGTRLSTSLFSEPHGSGGDHDYALPLTTGRSEQEANEGGGVCLHVDRDKLSVEFCAVCARSASSAGKIFFFRWFLAFLCSRS; this comes from the exons ATGCGGCACCGACTCAGAGACAGCGCTAATCTAGTTGTGGCCCCAGTACAATTACGCCGGTCTGTCCGTGGGGCTCGGCTGAAAGCCGGGAAGGCGATGAGTCCCAGTAGGGAAGCGCCCAAGGAAGCGGAAAGTTCCTCGCTTTGTCACATAGACGTAAATATAAGCGAGAAGGTGGCAGCCGGCCATACGGAAGAATGTACAGAATTGGATATAGACGGGGAGGGGGCGGCCCACTGGTGGCACCAACATGAGGTGCTCGGGGAAGAGGAACAGTTCGCGGAACTTTTTCAGCAACTGGTGGGTTCTGTGGATCTCACTGGTACAATTGACAGTTCTACCCCCCAGGCGGACAGCAAAATGGCCGCCACGTCTGGAAGGAAAGCAAAAGGCCGTTGCCCCGATAACAAGAACGCCGTGGCGGCGCGCCTCAACCGCCTGCGTAAGAAAGAATACGTGCGCGGTCTGGAGAACCAGGTGACGCGCCTCTCGGAAGAGAACAAGAGTCTGCAGTACGAGCGGAAGTCTCTCTGCTCCCGGGTACGCGATCTGGAAGGGGAGGTGCACTACCTGCGGGCGGTGCTGGCCAATGACAGCGCGCTGTCCCTAGTGCTGAGCCGCCTGACTGGCCTGGGAGGGACACGCCTATCGACGTCACTTTTCTCTGAGCCGCACGGAAGTGGAGGAGACCACGACTACGCGTTGCCCCTGACAACCGGCCGCAGCGAGCAGGAAGCGAATGAAGGCGGGGGCGTGTGTCTGCATGTGGACAGGGACAAGCTGTCGGTGGAGTTCTGCGCTGTCTGCGCCAGGAGCGCCTCTTCTGCGGGCAAAAT TTTCTTTTTTAGGTGGTTTCTGGCCTTTCTCTGCAGCCGCAGTTAA
- the tmem126a gene encoding transmembrane protein 126A isoform X1, translating to MNSPMKVTRENIVEFLAERFNRLPENERKLFTYGSIYMGINSAFAGLIANSLFRRILHVSQAWVSSSLPMAVLPFLTSVALYNATVTTPMLSGDLNCATCTVVRGGLVGTVAGGLYPILLALPVNGGLAARYQTTPLPEKGNILRFWTTVSRPVLRKMSFVLILQAMFGVYISTRHYAIYEQMLKLPPPGTDMEELPQ from the exons ATGAATTCACCCATGAAGGTTACGAGAGAAAACATTGTTGAGTTCCTGGCCGAAAGGTTCAATCGGCTCCCAGAAAATGAGAG GAAACTCTTTACCTACGGATCCATTTACATGGGAATAAACAGCGCATTCGCCGGCCTCATAGCCAATAGCCTGTTTAGGCGCATCCTCCACGTCTCCCAGGCTTGGGTCTCATCCAGTTTACCGATGGCGGTTTTGCCGTTCCTGACTTCGGTGGCGCTGTACAACGCTACGGTGACCACCCCCATGCTTTCAG GTGACCTGAATTGTGCCACCTGTACCGTAGTGAGGGGTGGATTGGTCGGCACCGTTGCTGGAGGCCTGTACCCAATTCTTTTGGCTTTGCCTGTGAACGGAGGACTTGCTGCCCG GTACCAGACAACCCCTTTGCCAGAGAAAGGGAACATCTTGCGCTTCTGGACCACCGTATCCCGGCCAGTCCTGAGAAAGATGAGCTTCGTCTTGATCCTTCAGGCCATGTTTGGTGTTTACATCAGCACCCGCCATTATGCAATATACGAGCAAATGCTGAAGTTGCCGCCCCCTGGGACTGACATGGAGGAGTTGCCACAGtaa